Proteins encoded by one window of Haliotis asinina isolate JCU_RB_2024 chromosome 6, JCU_Hal_asi_v2, whole genome shotgun sequence:
- the LOC137287349 gene encoding uncharacterized protein: protein MRIQCVIVLLTTSLCLAPEVAAEKHEVMSGMKVVKRSIFDGIGNFVGSATSHIVTFTQESFNKIANNLPNMGPDDLKTTLNELKLTYQKIADKSSAEARRVQRLISEADKEITANGSTSWRGSLAVTVALAVLTAFLNN from the exons ATGCGTATCCAGTGTGTAATTGTCCTTTTGACCACGTCGCTGTGTCTGGCTCCCGAGGTCGCCGCGGAAAAGCACGAGGTAATGTCCGGCATGAAGGTTGTCAAACGGAGTATCTTCGATGGCATTGGTAATTTCGTCGGGTCAGCTACATCCCACATAGTGACCTTCACGCAAGAATCGTTCAACAAAATCGCCAACAACCTACCAAACATGGGACCGGATGACTTGAAGACAACGCTTAACGAGCTGAAGTTAACCTATCAGAAGATAGCTGATAAGTCTTCCGCTGAAGCAAGGCGAGTGCAGAGACTGATAAGCGAGGCCGACAAGGAGATCACTGCTAACG GGTCCACTTCCTGGAGAGGCTCCCTCGCTGTTACTGTCGCCCTTGCCGTGTTAACAGCCTTCCTAAACAACTAG